Part of the Clostridia bacterium genome, ACGACATCCATATACCCGCGGCGCCGTACTGCGTGCAGAAGCTTGGCAGCAGCACCAGCGCGCCGGCAACCTCGAATATCAGCGCGGTCTTGAAGATGAAGCTCGTCATCCTTACGATGCCGCCTATCTGGTGCGCGGAAATGCTGTCCTGGAGCATACTGCGCTGCAGAAGGGAAATCTTCCTGCCGGAAATCATCGCGATAAACGCGGCGACGGATATGACGCCGAGTCCGCCTATCTGTATCAGCACGAGGATCACGGCCTGCCCGAAAGGCGACCAGAAGCTCGCGGTGTCCTGAGTAACGAGTCCGGTGACGCATGCGGCGGAGGTGGAGGTGAAGAGCGCGTCTTCAAAGCGCGCGCCGCCTTCGCCGTTCGTCGCCATGGGAAGCGTCAGCAGGGCGGTCCCGACGAGGATCAGGCATATAAACCCGAATATAATGATTTGGAAGGAAGACGGTTTCTTTTTGAATAGCCCTCCGCTCATAACGGTACTCCGATCATAAAAACTGATTATCCGCCGCGCTGTTACGCGAGGATGTCCGAAAGGTCGAAAAGCTTCTTGCCGGAAACGATAACTACGACTCTGTCGCCGGAAAGGATCATATCGTCGCCGGTGGGGATCATCGCCTTGCGTCCTTTAATTATTCCGGCGATGAGGATGCCGGGTTTCAGCTTAAGATCCTTGAGCGCGGTTTTGACGCCCCTGAAATCGGCGCCGACCTTGAACTCGATCGCCTCGACGCTGCCGTCCATCAGTTTGTAAAGCGTCTCGACGTTGCTGCCGAGGGAGTTTTGCAGCGCACGGGCGTAGCGCGAAACTATATCCGAAACGATGCGTTTAGGCGAGATGACGCTGTCGAGCCCGAGGTTCTGCGCCATAGCGTAAAGCTCGTCGCGGTTGACTTTGGAAATGACCTTCGGCACGTTGCGCGAGCCGGCGAAAATGGAGATGAGTATGTTCTCTTCGTCCATGCCGGTCAGCGCGAGGAACGCGTCGACGCGGTCGATGCCTTCTTCGATGAGAAGCTCCTGCTCGGCGCCGTCGCCGACGATCATCGTAGCGGCCGGCAGCTTTGAGGAAAATTCGCGGCAGCGTTTTTCGTCCTTGTCTATGACCGTGACGTTGCTTCCGCCGGAGAGCAGACGCTTAGCGAGGTAGAAAGAGATTCGGCTCGCGCCGAGTATAAGACTGCTTCGCGTCTGGCGGCTGACGACGTCCATCATCTTCAAAAGCTTGATTATTTCGGCGGGCGGCGCGGTGAGGCCGATCCTGTCGCCGCTCTGCAGAACGAAGCTGCCGTCGGGGATATAGACCTTGCCTTCGCGCTGGACGGCGCAGATAAGGAACTTCGCCGGGAACTTGCGGCGCAGGTCATGGAGTGCAACACCGTCGAGAGGGGAGCCCGCCTTCAGTTTCATCTCGACCATTTCGAGGTTGCCGCCGGAGAAGGTCTCGACGTTGACCGCCGCGGGGAGCTTGAGTATTCTGAATATTTCCTGCGCGGCGAGCCAGTCGGGGTTGATCGATGCGGCGAGGCCGAGGTGCTGGCGGACGAAGATCATGCTCTTGTCATTGTATTCGGGGTTGCGGATACGCGCAATGGTGTGCTTTGCGCCCATGCGCTGGGCGAAAAAGCAGCTGAGCATATTCGTTTCGTCTGCGCCCGTAACGGAAACGAAAAGCTCCGCCTTCTCAACGCCGGCTTCGGTAAGAGTCTCGAAGTCCGTGCCGTTTCCGCAGACGGAAATAACGTCGTATATATTGCCGATGTTTTCGGTGACGGCTGGATCCATATCGACAGCGACGACGTCGTGTCCTTCGGCGACGAGACTGGAAATGATAGCCGTGCCGATCTTGCCGCAGCCGACGATGATAATTCTCAATCGTATCACTCTCTTTCACAACGATACCGGAATTATACCACAGGTATCCGAATAATTCAAGTGAAATAATTATTAGGAAAAACAAACGCCGTATTTATGCGTCAAAACAGCTTTGATAATACCAGGAACGCCGCGAAAAGTTACAAAGAGTTACAAAAACGCCTTAAAAGTAACAAAAAGGTTACAAAACTGTAACTAATTTGTAACCGTTTTTTTCCTTATTATGTGATATAATACGATTGTGATGGGAAACAAATGCTTTCTGACATTATACATACAACTCTGTTTACGGAGGTAACGACAATGAAAAAGCTTACAGCGATAATCCTTATTTTCGCGCTTGCGGTGCCGCTTTTGACCGCCTGCGCGAAGCCGAGCGACGCTCAAAGCGAAACCGTCGAAAGCTCTTCGCAGGGTGGGAGCGCGCTTCCGTTCGATCCGACTGTTCCGCAGAGCGTTGACAGCGGGACTTACAGCTATTATATCTACGACGGCAGCGAAATTCTGAAAGAATGGCTGGGCGGCTTCGGCATTTTGGACTATTTTTACAGGATAACCAACTCGTCCAAAGTTGCCGAAAGAATACTCGACAGACCTATCAGGGAGTTCGGCGGCTTTGGTACGGAGTTTGTTGCGATAACGAAGGACTGCAAACTTATTCGCTTTCCGAATATTGCCGACGTGCCTGAAGGCAAAATCACCTATCTCGGAGATGTTCCCGCTGACGCGTCTTGTTTCGCAACGAACGGCAAGGCAGCGTGTTATATGGCGGGAGAAGAACTCGTCGGCGTTTCCGTTGATGACGGCTCTGAAGTGTTCAGGCAGAAGTTTGACGGATTGAAGCAGATATATTTCGGCGATAGCGTCGGGATTGTTTGCCGGACGGACGAGCGATATTACGTTTATGATACCGAAAAACGGCAGATCGTATTCACGGGCGTTAAGTTAAGCGAACAGACGTGGGAAAATGAGGCAGTTTACGAATTGGATAAATACTTTGGTAAAGCCGATTAACGATACTCGCTTCCGCAAAAAAGCCGCTGCTCGATTGAGCAGCGGCTTTTTTCGTATCTTTTCGTTTTATCTCACAAACTTGAGCGTGAGGATCTTCTTCGGCGCGATCTCGAAATCGACGAAGCCGTCCTTGCCGATCGCAAGCTCGGATTCGGGAAGTTCTTCGAGCGTTACGACGCTGCACTTGCTCCACATCCTGCCGTCGTAGGGGGGCAGATACCACTCCGCCGCCTCTCTCTCGCAGGGGGACTGCGGCGCTTCGATCGGCGCGCGCCCCTTGTTGAGCCGGATGGCGTTCTTGATCGTCTTGTCGGAGTAGTTGAAGAGTCTGACGACGTAGCCCTCCTCGTCCTCGCTCTGTTTTACGGCGCTGACGTTGAGGTTCTCTTCCTTCAGCTCGAGGAAGGAGTGCGTCATCGGGTTCTTGCCGCCGTCCTTCGGCGCGATCTGCGCGAGCGAAGGATCGAGGGTGAAACGCTCGGACATCTGCCATACCTTCGCCTTCTCGTAATCGCCGGTGTAGGGGTAGAAGGCGTATTTGAAGGTGTGCTTGCCGAGGCACTGGGAGCCCTTGTCGATCTGGCTG contains:
- the trkA gene encoding Trk system potassium transporter TrkA, with translation MRIIIVGCGKIGTAIISSLVAEGHDVVAVDMDPAVTENIGNIYDVISVCGNGTDFETLTEAGVEKAELFVSVTGADETNMLSCFFAQRMGAKHTIARIRNPEYNDKSMIFVRQHLGLAASINPDWLAAQEIFRILKLPAAVNVETFSGGNLEMVEMKLKAGSPLDGVALHDLRRKFPAKFLICAVQREGKVYIPDGSFVLQSGDRIGLTAPPAEIIKLLKMMDVVSRQTRSSLILGASRISFYLAKRLLSGGSNVTVIDKDEKRCREFSSKLPAATMIVGDGAEQELLIEEGIDRVDAFLALTGMDEENILISIFAGSRNVPKVISKVNRDELYAMAQNLGLDSVISPKRIVSDIVSRYARALQNSLGSNVETLYKLMDGSVEAIEFKVGADFRGVKTALKDLKLKPGILIAGIIKGRKAMIPTGDDMILSGDRVVVIVSGKKLFDLSDILA